The genome window CTTGGCCGAATCCACGAAGGCCTGGATGACTCCGGCGATCTGCCCTTCGTCCAACTGCACCGGCTGGGTGTGTTGCGGGTCGAAGGCAATCGGCGACGGACCGACCGGCACCCAGCCGCCATCCGCCGGTTTGACGCTGCCATGCTTGCCCAGCCAAGGTCGCCAGGTGCTGGCCTTGCGCCCGGCATGGGCCAGCTGTATGCCCGGCACGGCGCCTTGGGCGGTGATGAACCGGGTGATGCGTTGCAAGGGTTCGATCTGTTCATCGTTCCACAGCCCCAGATCCTGGGCAGTGATACGACCGTCGGCGGTCACGGCGGTGGCTTCGGTGAACACCAGGCCGGCACCGCCCACGGCGCGGCTGCCCAAGTGCACCAGGTGCCAATCGTTGGCCAGGCCATCGGTGCTCGAATACTGGCACATCGGCGATACCGCGATGCGATTGGGCAGGGTCAATTGGCGAAGGGTATAGGGTTCCAGCAGCAGACTCATGGGGCACCTCTCGAATCAGTGGGCAGGCTCCAGGGTTCTGTTTGAAAAGTCGACGAGTGACAAGAAGGTGCAACACCCGCCCCCGCGGGCAAAAAATTCGACAAGACGTCACAAGGGCTATCAAGCAGTGCTTAGAGCCTAGTCGACAACCCGGGAGGCGGGAGGGTTCAGAACTTAAAAACCGACGGTGTGACGCAATGGCGTACCCCTGTGGCGAGGGAGCTTGCTCCCGCTGGACGCGCCAGCGTCCCCTTGCGATGTGATGGCTGAAGTTCAGGGGGCCGCTTCGCAGCCCAGCGGGAGCAAGCTCCCTCGCCACGAAGACCCGTCGGCTAGCGCGGTTCGATATGGGCAATCATCAACTGCACCGTTTCCTGGCCGCGGAACTCGTTGAGGTCGAGCTTGTAGGCCAGTTCCACCCAGCGCACGGTAGGGTTGGGCCAGATCTCGCGGTCGATGCCGAAGGCGATGCCGTCGAGCTTCACCGAGCCGCACTCGCTCTTGAGAATGACCTTCAGGTGCCGTTCGCCCACCACCCGTTGTTCGACCAACTGGAACACACCATGGAACATCGGTTCCGGGAAATGCTGGCCCCAGGGACCGGCATGGCGCAGCGCCCGGGCCAGCTCGAGGTGGAACTCCTCCACCGCCAGGGTGCCATCCGACAACAACCGGCCGGTCAGGTCTTCTTCGCGCAATTGCCGGCGCACTTCCGCGTCGAACGCTTCGGCGAACAACGGAAAATTCGCTTCCGGCAACGTCAGCCCCGCCGCCATGGCGTGACCGCCGTACTTGCTGATCAGGGTCGGATGCTGCGCCGCCACCACGCTCAGCGCATCGCGAATGTGAAAACCCGGTACCGAGCGCCCCGAACCCTTGAGCAAACCGTCCCCGGCATCGGCAAAGGCGATGGTCGGGCGGAAATAGCGCTCTTTCATTCGCGAGGCGAGAATGCCGATGACCCCTTGGTGCCACTGCGGGTCGAAGAGGCACAAACCGAATGGCATCGACTCCACTGGCAGGTCCTTGAGCTGAGCCAGGGCTTCACGCTGCATGCCCTGCTCGATGGACTTGCGGTCCTGGTTCATGCCGTCCAGTTGCGCCGCCATCTCCCGCGCCAGGGCCGGGTCGTCGGTGAGCAGGCATTCGATGCCCAGGCTCATGTCGTCCAGGCGCCCTGCCGCATTCAGACGTGGCCCGAGGATAAATCCGAGGTCGGTGGAGGTAATCCGTGACGCGTCGCGCTTGGCCACTTCCAGGATCGCCTTGATGCCGGGCCGGGCGCGTCCGGCGCGAATCCGTTCCAGGCCCTGGTGCACCAGGATCCGGTTATTCGCGTCCAGGGGCACTACGTCGGCCACGCTGCCCAGGGCCACCAGGTCGAGCAATTCGCCGATGTTCGGCTGGGGGGTGCTGGCATACCACCCCAGGCTGCGCAGACGCGCCCGCAGAGCCATCAGCACATAAAAAATCACCCCGACACCGGCCAGGGCCTTGCTCGGGAATTCGCAACCCGGCTGGTTCGGATTGACAATGGCATCGGCCGCCGGCAATTCGAGGCCTGGCAAGTGGTGGTCGGTGACCAGTACCTGGAGCCCCGCCGCTTTCGCCGCCGCCACGCCTTCCACGCTGGAGATGCCGTTATCCACGGTGATCAGCAACTGCGGTGCGCGGGCCAGGGCGACTTCGACGATTTCCGGGGTCAGCCCGTAGCCATATTCGAAGCGATTGGGCACCAGGTAATCGACATGGGCTGCACCGAGCAGGCGCAACCCGAGCATCCCCACGGTGCTGGCGGTCGCGCCATCGGCATCGAAGTCACCCACGATCAGGATGCGCTGGCGCTGCTCCAATGCCGTCACCAACAGATCCACCGCGGCGTCGATCCCCTTGAGCTGCTGAAAGGGAATCAGGCGCGCCAGGCTCTTGTCCAGTTCAGCCTCGGACTGTACGCCGCGTGCCGCGTACAGGCGCGTCAAGAGGGGCGGCAGGTCACCGAGAAATGGCAGGGTGTCGGGCAGTTGGCGGGGTTCTATGCGCATGGGGTGACGACATTTCTCTGGATAATCGTGAAAATTCTGGCAGGGAGCTTGTGTGGGAGCGAGCTTGCTCGCGAAAGCGGCGGCACATTCAACATAAATGCAAACTGATCTACCGTATTCGCGAGCAAGCTCGCTCCCACAATGAGTTCACTTGATGCCGGGGCGGTTCAACCACGCTCGCCCAGCAACCATTGCAGCTGGACTTCATGCTGGCCACGGTCGTCGGTCACGAAAATCGTGCCCTCGCTGATCATCACATCCCACTTGATCACCCGGGGCATGTCCTGGGCCAGGGTTTCGAGCACGTCCTGGGGCACGGCGGCGATGTTGACGTTCTTCAGGTTCTTGACCGCCGGGATCACCTTGCCTTCCCACACCCGCAGGCTGCCATAGGCCAGCAGGCTGGTGCGCTCGGTCCGGCGCGAGCACCAGGTCAGGCGATCGGCATCCGGCTGGCCGACTTCGATCCAGTGCAACACACGGTCATCCAGGCTTTTTTCCCACAGCGCAGGTTCATCGACGTCTGACAGACCACGACCAAATGCCAGCAGCTCGTTGTACCAGAACGCGTAGGCCAGCAGGCGCACGGTCATGCGCTCTTCGGTTTCCGAAGGGTGGCGGGCGATGGTCTGCTTCACATTCTCGTACACATTGCGGTCGAGGTCGGTGAGGTTCAGTTCAAACTTGTAGGTCGTGGACGGCTGGGCCATGAACGGGCTTCTTGATACGAGGAAAGGCGGCAAGTCTAACCGATGACGCGGGCAATCCACGAATTGCCGACCATCAACCTGCGGCGACCGGCCCTGGCCTATGATAAAACGCTCTATTCGTTCTGCCTTTGTCCTACAGGATCCGCCATGTCGCTTACTGCCAAACCCCTTGCCGGCGTCAAAGTCATCGAACTGGGTACCTTGATCGCCGGGCCCTTCGCCTCGCGCATCTGCGGCGAATTCGGTGCCGATGTCATCAAGGTCGAATCGCCCGACGGCGGTGATCCACTGCGCAAGTGGCGCAAGCTGTACGAAGGCACCTCGTTGTGGTGGTTCGTCCAGGCACGCAACAAGAAATCCCTGACCTTGAACCTCAAGCACCCCGAAGGCCTGGCGATCCTGAAAAAACTGCTCGGCGAGGCCGACATCCTGATCGAAAACTTTCGCCCCGGCGTGTTGGAGAAGCTCGGCCTGGGCTGGGAGGTGCTGCATGCACTGAACCCGAAACTGGTGATGGTGCGGCTTTCGGGCTTCGGCCAGACCGGGCCGATGAAAGACCAGCCGGGGTTTGGCGCGGTGGGCGAATCCATGGGCGGCCTGCGCTACATCACCGGGTTCGAAGACCGCCCACCGGTGCGCACCGGGATTTCCATCGGCGACTCCATCGCCGCCCTCTGGGGGGTGATTGGCGCATTGATGGCCCTGCGTCACCGGGAGATCAACGGCGGCACCGGACAAGTGGTGGACGTGGCCTTGTACGAGGCGATTTTCGCCATGATGGAAAGCATGGTGCCGGAGTTCGACGTGTTCGGTTTCATCCGCGAGCGCACCGGCAATATCATGCCCGGCATCACCCCCTCGTCCATCCACACCAGCGCCGATGGCAAGCACGTGCAGATTGGCGCCAACGGCGATGCGATCTTCAAGCGTTTCATGCAGATCATCGGCCGTGACGACCTGGCCAATGACCCGCAACTGGCCAGCAATGATGGCCGTGACAGCCGGCGTGACGAGCTGTACGGGGTCATCGATCGCTGGGTCAACGCGCTGCCGCTCGATAGCGTTATCGACCAACTGAACCAGGCCGGGGTGCCGGCCAGTCGGATCTTCAGCGCCGAGGATATGTTCAGCGACCCGCAGTTCCTCGCCCGTGAGATGTTCCTGCAGGCCAAGCTGCCGGACGGCAAGGCGTTCAAGATGCCGGGGATCATACCGAAGCTCTCCGACACCCCGGGCACCTGCGAATGGGTCGGGCCGGCACTGGGTGAACACAACGCACAAGTGCTCGGTGAGCTGGGCTACGACCCACAGCAGATCGCCAAACTGCGCAGCGACGGCGCCATTTGAAGCACTGCAGGGAGGCAGTCACTGGAGATCAAACCGTGGGAGCGAGCTTGCTCGCGATAGCGTCAGATCAGCCGCATCGATCTCGACTGACACTCCGCTATCGCGAGCAAGCTCGCTCCCACAAAAGCGTCCTGCGCCCGACAGAACACACCAAAAAACATAAACGCCGGGCAAAAAGAAACCCCGAGAAGTGGGGAGACGACTCGGGGTTAAACGTGACCATTCAAGGTCCGTACAACAAGCGACAAGCACCGGAGCACAATGCTCGCTCTTGCTGGTAAAGGGTCTGACTGGTCAAGGCGTAGGAAGGTTCCCACAAAAGCCCAGTCAATTCGCCGCGACCATGACCTTGTCGCGCGCCAGATTGCGCAGCGCCGCAATCACACAGGGCTCCAGGCGCCCCTCGGCAATCAGCACATCGCGATGCAGGCCATCGACTACGTCCGTCAACTGACGCTTGTCGGTCAATTGGGCCTGATTGAACACTCGCTCGACCATGATGACCCCGCTGGCATTCTTCAGCGTCACCCGGCATTCGCCCTTGGCGCCGGAGGGAGTCAGCGAGACCTGATACGGGCTCAAGGCTTCATTCAGCAATAGGCTGATACTTTCCATTCGCTCACCCTTCAATAGTCCGAAACAACTGCATGTGCACAGTAAATGACCGTGGGCCGCAGCAGAAAGTTCGTCAGCGCACCGAACCGGCATGCCTTCAACCTGTTCAACCGAGCATGCGCGTCCAATATGACAGGCAAACAACAACGCTCTGCGAGAGCCGTTACGAGGTGACGGCCGGCTCAGACAGGCCCCTGTCGCAACGACGCCACCGCCGCCCGACATCGGTCCAGCCACCCAGAATGCCGCGCAGCTGCCCATCAGCCCCATAGAACGGCACCGACCAATGATAGATTTCCCGCAATCCGCCGCTGAACATCAATTGCCGGTCGACGAATCGAGATTGGCCGGTGCGCAATTGCTCCATCACTTCCCCGTGCAGCAGCTCGGCGGTGGCCGGCGGGAATGATGCCGAGTCGGTAAGCCGCGTGCCCCGCAGTTTTTCGAAGCGGGTCGCAAACTGGTCTTCATAGCTTTTGTTGCACATGATCAGGCGCCCTTCCAGATCACAGATAAAAATCGGGTCGGGAATGGCATCCATCAAGGCCCGCTGGAGCATCAACTGGTCCTTGAGGACCGCTTCGGCCTTGAGGCGTTGGTCGATCTGTATCTGCAGGCGGCGGTTCCACAGCAGGGACAAGAGACCAAACACCACGACCACGGTCACACACCAGTAACCCCAGCGGGACATCCGCTCCCAGATCGATGGCGCCTGGACGGGCGTAGCACCGGCCATCCATTTCGAACGCAGTGCACGCATGTCCTCGGCGGGGAAGGCTTCCAGCGCTTTATTCAAGATACTCAACAGCACGGTCAGGTCCTGGCGCACTGCCAGGTAGTCCGGTTCCCACTTGCCCTCAAGGCCGCTGCCGACCTGCAACTGCCCGGCGGGATAGAGATGCACCCCGGTTTCATTTTCGATGGTGGCATAAGCTTCCCGGCTCTCCACCAACGCCCGCGCCTCGCCAAAGGTCTTGGTCGTACGCAATTTGATCGCCGGGTAATCGCGCCTGATTTCCGCCTCCAATGCATGCCGTGCCGGCAGTGCCAGGACCTTCCCTTCGAGCTGCTCCAGCGAATGGAGGGACGATTCCCCGTCACGGCCGACGAATACCCAACCGGAACCCCCGAATGCATGGCTGAAACTCAGGAAGTCCCGACGTTCTTCATTCATCGCCAGCAGGGTCGTCATGTCGGCCTCGCCATTCTCCAGCATTGTCAGCAACTCGCCGGGGGAGAACGATTCACGATGCACGAACTCAAGGCCGGTCATGTGCGCGATGCGCTGGAGAACGTCGTGGTTCAGCCCATTCCACTGCCCCTGTTCGTTCTTGAACAGGTACAACGGAAACTGCATCGTGGCCACGATGACCCGGGGGTTCTCCTTGATCCACTTCAACTCCTGCGCGTCCAGCACCAGCCGTTCGCCAGGGTTGGGCGGTGGCGTTTCGAAAGCCGCCAGCGGCGCCGCGTTGCCTCCCTGCGTCCAGTACATCAGGGCCAGGCCCATTACCCAGCCCAGGGCCGGTTTGCCTTTGATAAAAAACGACATCTGCATTTCCTTCGAGATGACTCGCCCATCCCTCCAAGGGCGAAAACCCGGCCAGTTTGGCATGCAGAAACAAGAAAGCCCGTCAGGAGACGGGCTTCAAAATGTGACAGGTTTACCCGGTCAGAGAGGCTTGCCGCGATTGCCATGCTGGCTGACAAAGGCCTGCACGGCTTTCAAGTCGTTGGGCAACACGGTGCAACGCTCATCTCGCTCAAACAAATCAGAAAGATGCGCAGGCAGTTCGAGCGCTTTTCCTACACCGGCTTTCTCCACCGCTTCCGGGAACTTGACCGGGTGAGCGGTGCCCAGGATCACCATCGGGAGGTCCAGGCTGCGACGGCATTCACGGGCCGCCCTGACGCCGATGGCCGTGTGCGGGTCGAGCAGTTCGCCGCTCTGTGCGAACACCTCGGCGATGGTTTCGCAGGTTTGCTCATCGTCCACGGCCAGGGAGTCGAACAACTTGCGGGCTTCGGTCCAGCGCTCAGGCTCGACGCTGAAACCGCCGCCCTGGCGGAAGCTGTCCATCAGCCCGGCAATCGCCGCACCGTTGCGACCGTGCAGGTCGAACAGCAGGCGCTCGAAGTTCGACGACACCATGATGTCCATCGAAGGCGACAGCGTGGCGTGCAGGGTTTCCTTGACGTACTGGTTGCCGCTCATGAAGCGGTGCAGGATGTCGTTGCGGTTGGTGGCGACGATCAATTGGTTGATCGGCAGCCCCATGTTGCGCGCCAGGTAACCGGCGAAGATATCGCCGAAGTTGCCGGTCGGCACCGAGAACGATACGGAACGGGCCGGACCGCCCAATTGCAGGGCCGCGTGGAAGTAATAGACGATCTGGGCCATGATCCGCGCCCAGTTGATCGAGTTCACCGCCACCAGCCGCGTGCCCTTGAGAAAACTCTGGTCGGCGAAGCTGGCCTTGACCATTTCCTGGCAGTCATCGAAGTTGCCTTCGATGGCGATGTTGTGGATGTTGTCGCCGAAAATCGTCGTCATCTGGCGACGCTGCACTTCCGAGACGCGGTTGTGCGGATGCAGGATGAAAATGTCGACGTTTTCGCAATGCTTGCAGCCTTCGATGGCCGCCGAACCGGTGTCGCCAGAGGTGGCACCGACGATCACCACGCGCTCGCCACGCTTTTGCAGCACGTAGTCCAGCAGGCGACCGAGCAGTTGCAGGGCGAAGTCCTTGAACGCCAGGGTCGGGCCGTGGAACAGTTCCATGACCCATTCGTTACCGTTGAGCTGGCGCAGCGGTGCGATGGCATTGTGGGAAAAGACGCCATAGGTCTCTTCCAGGATCTTTTTGAAATCGGCGTCCGGGATGCTGCCGGTGACGAACGGGCGCATGACCCGGAACGCCAGCTCGTGATACGGCAGGCCGGCCCAGGAAGCGATTTCCTCCTGGGTGAAGCGCGGCAGGTTTTCCGGCACATAGAGACCGCCATCCGTGGCCAGGCCGGCCAGGAGGACATCTTCGAAATTCAGGGCCGGTGCCTGGCCGCGGGTGCTGATATAGCGCATTTTTTGGCAAACCTTCGGTTTGAGCTTCAAGGTCAAGCGGCAAGCAACAAGTCAAAGCGGCTCAGCTTCTACTTGCGGCTTGCAGCTTATAACTTGCCGCTAAATTAATTCAAATGTTCGACACGGATACGGACCACCGGCCCAACGACACCCTGGAGCGCTTCCAGCGCCGCAATCGCGTCGTTGATGCTCTGCTCGACCACCCGGTGGGTCAGCAGGATCATCGGCACCAGGCCGTCGTGTTCCTCGACTTCCTTCTGCATGATCGACTCGATGTTGATGCCGCGTTCCGAAAGGATACTCGCCACTTGGGCCAGCACGCCTGGATGGTCCTTGGCCTGGATACGCAGGTAGTAGGAGCTTTCGCACGCCTCGATCGGGAGAATCGGGTGCGCCGACAGCGAATCCGGCTGGAAGGCCAGGTGCGGCACACGGTTTTCCGGGTCCGAGGTCATGGCGCGAACCACGTCCACCAGGTCGGCAATGACCGAAGAGGCCGTCGGTTCCATGCCCGCGCCGGCGCCGTAGAACAACGTCGAGCCCGAGGCATCGCCGTTGACCATCACCGCGTTCATCACGCCGTTGACGTTGGCGATCAGGCGGTCGGCCGGGATCAGCGTCGGGTGCACGCGCAGCTCGATGCCGCTGGCGGTGCTGCGCGCCACGCCCAGGTGCTTGATGCGGTAGCCCAAGGCTTCGGCGTAGTTCACGTCAGCGGTGGTCAGCTGGGTGATGCCTTCGGTGTAGGCCTTGTCGAACTGCAACGGAATGCCAAACGCAATGGACGCCAGGATCGTCAGCTTGTGCGCTGCGTCGATGCCTTCCACGTCGAACGTCGGATCGGCCTCGGCGTAGCCCAGGGCCTGGGCTTCGGCCAGCACGTCTTCGAAGGTGCGACCCTTCTCGCGCATCTCGGTGAGGATGAAGTTGCCGGTGCCGTTGATGATCCCCGCGACCCAGTTGATGCGGTTGGCCGACAGGCCTTCGCGGATCGCCTTGATCACCGGGATACCACCGGCCACGGCGGCTTCGAATGCCACGATCACGCCCTTCTCGCGGGCCTTGGCGAAAATCTCATTACCGTGAACAGCGATAAGCGCCTTGTTCGCGGTGACCACATGCTTGCCATTCTCGATGGCCTTGAGTACCAACTCGCGGGCAACGGTATAGCCGCCCACCAGCTCTATGACGATGTCGATCTCAGGGTTCGTGGCCACTTCGAAGACATCGTTGGTAATCGCAATACCGGTCGTCTGGAACTGAGGCTTTGGCGTGCGCATGGCAATTTGTGCCACTTCGATCCCACGCCCGGCACGACGAGAAATTTCCTCGGCGTTGCGCTGAAGTACGTTGAAGGTGCCGCCACCGACGGTACCTAACCCACAGATGCCTACTTTGACCGGATTCACTCTTGACTCCCCATGAAACGGCCGACGCAAGGTCGGCCGTGAAATACAGCCGCGAAGCTACGCGACTCTGTGTTTAACGGCCCGACGAATGTGTTCGTCGAGCCGTGATCTTCAAAAGCGCACCGCACATGATCATTTCGCGCCCAGGGCCAGTTTGGCCACTTGTGGCGCCGGCTGGTAGCCCGGAATTACCTGACCATCGGCCAAAACAATCGCCGGCGTACCGTTCACACCTATTGACTGTCCGAGCGCAAACTGCTTGGAAACCGGGTTATCGCACTTGGCGGCCTTGATTTCCTTGCCGTCGACCATCTTGTCCATGGCCGCTTTCTTGTCCTTGGAGCACCAGACCGCCTGCAACTGCTCATCGCCCGGCGAACCCAGGCCCTGGCGCGGGAACGCCACATAGCGCACTTCGATGCCGCGTTTGTTCAGTTCCGGCACTTCGGCGTGCAGCTTGTGGCAATACGGGCAGGTAGTGTCGGTGAACACGGTGATGTGGGACTTGGTTTCGCCGATCGCCGGATAAACCACGGTTTCAGCGACCGGAATGCCGTTGATCAACTTGGAAATGCCCTGGCGCTCGGTCATCTCGGTGAGGTTGACCGGCTTGCCGTCCTTGAGCTCGAACAGGTTGCCCTGGACGATGTACTGGCCGTCGGCGCTGGCGTACAGCACGCGGCTGCCCTTGAGCTTGACTTCATACAGGCCGGCCATGGGGCTGGCCGAGATGGCTTCGATCGGCACTTCGAGCTGAAGGTTTTCCAGGCTCTTGCGGATAGCCTTGTCGGCCGCGTCATCGGCGATGGCAAAGGTACTGGCCAACGCAATGGCGGCGGCGGTGAACATCTGGATCAAACGCATGGGGACTCCTGAGGCGAACAAATGAGACGGGAAACGCCGACCCGCAGATTCGGGTTCCAACCGCCCACTGTGCAAACCGGCAAAGCCTACCACATAAGGCTGGCGTGGCCGAATGCCGCTGACGCACGACATGGGTGGAGGCTTTCTGTGGGAGAGGGCTTGTGGGAGCAAGGCTTGCCCGCGATGAACGATAACGCGGTTCAGTTGTTACACCGCGGCGCGGCCATCGCGGGCAAGCCTTGCTCCCACAGGGATTTCATTCAGCCACGAGGATGATGCTTGGCATGCAAGTTCTGCAACCGCGCCCGGGCCACATGGGTGTAGATCTGGGTGGTGGACAAGTCGCTATGGCCGAGCAGCATCTGCACCACCCGCAAGTCGGCACCGTGATTGAGCAGGTGCGTGGCGAAGGCATGGCGCAAGGTGTGGGGCGAGAGGGACTTGCCGATCCCGGCCACCTTGGCCTGGTGCTTGATGCGGTGCCAGAACGTCTGGCGAGTCATCTGCTCGCCACGCAGACTGGGGAACAGCACATCGCTGGGACGCCCGCCCAGCAACTCATGACGGGCATCGCGCATGTAACGCTCGACCCAGACAATCGCTTCCTCGCCCATCGGCACCAGGCGCTCCTTGCTGCCCTTGCCCATCACCCGCAGCACGCCCTGGCGCAGGTTGACCTGCTCCAACGTCAAGCTGATCAACTCGGTGACGCGCAAGCCACAGGCATACAGGACTTCCAACATGGCCCGGTCGCGCTGACCGATGGCCTCGCTGAGATCGGGTGCCGCCAGCAGCGCTTCGACATCGGCTTCCGACAGGGACTTGGGCAGCGGACGCCCCAGTTGCGGCATTTCCACACGCAAGGTTGGGTCTACCGCGATCAGCTTTTCCCGCAGCAAATAGCGATAAAACCCACGCAGACCGGAGAGAAACCGCGCGGTCGAGCGGGGTTTGTAGTTCTGCTCCAGGCGCCACGCCAAGTGATCGAGGATCAACTCGCGACCGGCATTGACCAGTTCCAGGTGATTTTCCTGCAACCAGCCGTTGAACAACGCCAGGTCGCTGCGGTAGGCATCGCGGGTGTTATCGGACAGGCCCTTCTCCAGCCACAGGGCGTCGAGAAACTGGTCTATCAGAGGATGATCGATGGCTGGCATAAGAACTCTTGAAGGATGCGGGCACACACGGCATCGAAATTGAAAATGAAGCTATGCAGGGTGCTCAAAGCGCAAATCGCAGGCAACAAAAAAGCAGCCCGCAGGCTGCTTTTTTTGCATCGGAAGCTGGACTTAAGCCAGTTTTTCCTTGATGCGAGCTGCTTTACCCGACAGGTCACGCAGGTAGTACAGCTTGGCTTTACGTACGTCACCGCGACGCTTGACAGCCATGCTGTCGATTTGCGGGCTGTAGGTCTGGAAAGTACGCTCTACGCCAACACCGTTGGAGATTTTACGAACGGTGAATGCACTGTTCACGCCACGGTTACGCTTGGCGATAACGACGCCTTCGAACGCTTGCAGACGGGAACGGTCGCCTTCCTTCACTTTCACCTGGACGACAATGGTGTCGCCTGGGGCAAAGGTAGGGATTTCTTTGGTCATCTGCTCTGCTTCGAGTGCAAGGATGATTTTGTTAGTCATGCTGTGCTCCTAAGGCGAGTCGTCGGACTCACCATCGATACGTTGTTAACTATCGTCCCGCTCGCGGATGTATTCCTCGAGCAGCTTCTTCTCTTCTCCAGAAAGCGAGCGGCTTTCCAGAAGATCGGCGCGTCGTTCGTAGGTCCGACCAAGGGACTGCTGCAAACGCCAACGCCGGATGTGCGCGTGGTTGCCACTTAGCAACACGTCGGGAACACGCTGATCCGCATACACCTCCGGTCGGGTGTAGTGCGGGCAATCCAGCAGACCATCCGTAAAGGAATCTTCCTCAGCGGAATCCGCATGCCCTAAAGCTCCAGGCAGCAGTCGTGTAACCGCATCGATCAGGACCATCGCCGGCAGCTCGCCGCCAGACAGTACATAGTCGCCAATCGACCACTCTTCATCGACATGAGCTTCAATGAAACGCTCGTCAATGCCTTCATAACGGCCGGCAATCAGGATCAATGCATCCGAATTCGCCAGCTCGCGTACCGCCGACTGGG of Pseudomonas fluorescens contains these proteins:
- the xerD gene encoding site-specific tyrosine recombinase XerD, whose translation is MPAIDHPLIDQFLDALWLEKGLSDNTRDAYRSDLALFNGWLQENHLELVNAGRELILDHLAWRLEQNYKPRSTARFLSGLRGFYRYLLREKLIAVDPTLRVEMPQLGRPLPKSLSEADVEALLAAPDLSEAIGQRDRAMLEVLYACGLRVTELISLTLEQVNLRQGVLRVMGKGSKERLVPMGEEAIVWVERYMRDARHELLGGRPSDVLFPSLRGEQMTRQTFWHRIKHQAKVAGIGKSLSPHTLRHAFATHLLNHGADLRVVQMLLGHSDLSTTQIYTHVARARLQNLHAKHHPRG
- the rplS gene encoding 50S ribosomal protein L19, with amino-acid sequence MTNKIILALEAEQMTKEIPTFAPGDTIVVQVKVKEGDRSRLQAFEGVVIAKRNRGVNSAFTVRKISNGVGVERTFQTYSPQIDSMAVKRRGDVRKAKLYYLRDLSGKAARIKEKLA
- the trmD gene encoding tRNA (guanosine(37)-N1)-methyltransferase TrmD yields the protein MGCGFLNVANLRVEVITLFPEMFSAISEYGITSRAVKQELLQLTCWNPRDYTTDRHHTVDDRPFGGGPGMVMKIKPLEDALVQARTAAGEGAKVIYLSPQGRQLTQSAVRELANSDALILIAGRYEGIDERFIEAHVDEEWSIGDYVLSGGELPAMVLIDAVTRLLPGALGHADSAEEDSFTDGLLDCPHYTRPEVYADQRVPDVLLSGNHAHIRRWRLQQSLGRTYERRADLLESRSLSGEEKKLLEEYIRERDDS